In Juglans regia cultivar Chandler chromosome 5, Walnut 2.0, whole genome shotgun sequence, the following are encoded in one genomic region:
- the LOC109001081 gene encoding uncharacterized protein LOC109001081, with protein sequence MQSLKRLIPRSSVLSARLSRHQEKLFLLPSQHLARGSSIRFFDIYQLGNKAAIEKERARLADEMNRGYFADISELNQHGGKIATANKIIIPAVAAMKFPGLEVNYSDGKTLKLPITSNGDMVAADKAALPKASLICLSFRANSQAMIDSWSGPFLDTYRNSDDVQLYEVSFIDSWFLCWNPIKQLLLRMMKKSNHGGKDAVQKQIVYSFGDHYYFRKDLKILNLLTGYMFLLDKFGRIRWQGFGLANEEELSSLLSCTSLLLEEK encoded by the exons ATGCAGAGTTTGAAGCGATTGATACCCCGATCTTCGGTGCTCAGTGCTCGGCTTTCGAGGCACCAAGAGAAGCTCTTCCTGCTTCCTTCACAGCATTTGGCTCGAGGGTCCTCCATTCGCTTCTTCGACATTTACCAG CTGGGAAACAAGGCGGCAATCGAGAAAGAGCGTGCTCGACT TGCAGATGAGATGAACCGGGGATACTTTGCGGATATTTCAGAGCTCAATCAACATGGTGGTAAG ATTGCAACggcaaataaaattataattcctGCAGTGGCAGCCATGAAGTTTCCTGGCTTAGAAGTGAACTACTCTGATGGTAAAACATTGAAGCTCCCCATCACTTCCAATGGAGATATGGTTGCTGCTGACAAAGCAGCCCTCCCAAAGGCATCTTTGATATGTCTTTCATTCCGAGCAAATTCCCAG GCAATGATTGATTCTTGGAGTGGACCTTTTCTAGATACTTACAGAAATTCAGATGATGTTCAGCTATATGAG gtgtCATTTATAGACTCTTGGTTTTTATGCTGGAACCCTATTAAGCAGCTGCTGCTTCGGATGATGAAGAAATCTAATCATGGAGGGAAGGATGCAGTTCAGAAGCAAATTGTATATTCATTTGGTGACCATTATTACTTCCGAAAAGATCTGAAAATTCTGAACCTTCTCACCGG GTATATGTTTCTTCTCGACAAATTTGGTAGAATAAGATGGCAAGGCTTTGGTTTGGCTAATGAGGAGGAGCTGTCATCCCTTCTTTCCTGCACATCTCTTCTTTTGGAAGAGAAATGA